The DNA segment TTAACACAAAAAgtaaatatacaaaaaaaataatgaaactcaattaaaaatacccaaatttataaagaatttgaaatttaattaagcATTTAAAAATTAGACGATAtgatcaaattaaattaaatttggttgaatttgtttagtttgggtaatttaaattttaaacaaactAGCATTTTGATTTATCTAGGCTTTAATTTTTCACATCATCTGATTTGCCAACACTATGGCCTCAGCTATTTATAGTTGTATCATCTCCTCAACAATAAAAATGGGTATAATTTTGAAAGAagtgttttattcttaaaatgCACCATATGCATAAAATAGTAAGAACCTGTTCCTTTTTCATGAATCAGACACTTCCTACCTTACCCGTTAATGATACCACCGCAGATAAGTAGCatagataaaagaaaagaattcCATGATGCAAAGAACAATTAAAATGTACCAAAGCACAATTTggataaaaacaacaaaatttgtgAAGATACTTTAATCTAGCATTCTGGTTTTCTTTATAAGTATTCAAATGACAAGATTACACATTGTTGAAACTCATCAGCATATCTAAAGGATTGTTTGTTTTCTCTtgtagttttatttaaaaaggtATTTAGAATGATCTAAATAAAGTGTCTATAAACTACTATCCTTCATTCTCTGTTTTTAAACAATATAGATATAGACTTCTAGTGTATATGATGTGTAGATTTTTTActtatttcaaaataacagcTAAATTCACTGATAAAAAAGAATTTAACATATTAAGTTGTATCTTTATTCAAATCCCTACAAAACCCCATATGAAACTAAATTACAAAATACATAGAGCCAACCTAAACAAAATAATCCACAATTCCCCTAACCTGAAAGCACTTAAATAAATAGCTGCTTTTCTGATTTAGGTAAGCCTACTATTCCTTGCCAACTAAATCACCAACTTGAAAAGCCAATGGAAGAGATCCTCCTATCCCACCTAGCAACTTTTACCTTTCACATGAATCCCATCAGATCCACTCAACACTGACAAGAACTCCAAAAAAAAACCTAGCATGTACTTATGAACATGATGAAACTGAAAAAGTTGGTATAGTAGTCAGGAATTAGACTGTTATAACTGCAAGCACAAGAATGCTCGCATCTTCACAGACCTGTGCCATGCATTTCAGATACGACCCTTCTTAAATCAAAACATCATGCTTTCTCCCCAACACAAACCAAATAAAGCATGCATAAATTCACTACCCTAAACTCAAAAAAGTTGGCTGGATTTTCTCCAGCGGAAATAGGAACCCAAGGCACAGTCGCATCCCTCATAATGCAAGAAATTGAGTACTTCAGCAGGATTGATTCAAATTCACAAAGGAGCAAGTCTCAAATCACAGAGGTGGGTTCCTCCAATAGTAGTACAAGTTCTAAGAACGACAATTGTATCTATGGTAGAAGAAAGTACAAAGAAAAGGTGAGTGAGTAGCAGTGCAGGCTTTTACCAAGTGTGTGCTCTATGGTTGATGTATCAGACAATGGTAGGCCAAATGGGACCTCAGCTTTCAGTTACAGGAATCTGAAGTCGGACACGAAAAAGTTACAGGTCTAGATTATGCTCTCGGAAAGTTTTGAAAAACCAAGCTTCTTAAGACGACTTGCTAAAGTTGTAGCCCAAGCCTTTTCTACATTCCCTCATTTTATGTCCACAACTTCAACAATGTTAGGTatctttttatcatttttctcCCTCACTGGAGTTCTACCCACTGAACAATTATCAGAACCTAGCATGGGTATTGACTGAGTAATTTGCTTGGTTAGAGTGGGCAAATAGCAGTTAGTAATTTGTAGTGAAGTTACCCTTCTTCACATAATTCGATGACTTCCAGAcattaaataacaacaaaataCTAACAAAGTCAGCTTCGAATCTATCTGGCCACCAATAACACATACAATTTACATACACCTTCTTCTATTAAAATAGTGTATCCAAAAGGTAAATTCAAAAATCGTTTATGGTAGACAACATGCTGTTCTTTACTCTGCAACTCATTGGTCACAACACAAAAATATCGATAGACAATTCAATTGAATTCAAAAACTTCATAACATGTTGATGTTAAATTTTGCTTCACTTCCAAAAGCAAATTTGAGTTGGGATTACGAATAGCTCAAAATTCCTTTACCAAAAAAAGTAATATGATCCGCTAATTACAACAGTACCAAGGATCACGACTGCAACCCCGTTTTAAAACCTTGATGTAGAAAATTTTAAACTAGATCTTACATCAAACTTACTATGGGAGTAAACTCGACCAAACATAAATCAATTCACGGTAAATTTCACAAACAGACGCACTCAGTCTTACAAAAATCTAAAAGACAGGAATGAGAAAGACATCAGATACAACCTACCAATCCATTCTCCCATTACTGTTGTTGTTGATTTTGAGGGTTTGGGGGAGGAGGCATGCCAGGTCGAGGAGGACCAAACACCGGAACACCGCTGCCAGGTGGTGGCGGCATGCCGGGGCGAGGAGGAGGAGGCGCAGGCATCCCGGGGCGAGGCGGAGCAGGAGGTCCTCTCACCATCTGTCCTGGAGGGGGAGGTCCCATGGGGCGCTGTCCAAACTGCGGGGGTGGAACGGAGAACTGAGGCGGAGCGCCACCAGGTCTAGGAGGAGCAAATTGCCCGGGTGGCATAGGAGGAGGGGGTCCCCTACCCATGGGGGGAGGAGCGAATTGGCCTGGCATCTGCCCCGGAGGGCGCATCACCGGCGGACCTCCAGGATACGACACCGGCGGCGCATTGAGCTGCGGTGGGCGCGAGATCTGCGGCTGCATCATGCCCGGTGCAGGGCCACCAACGCCGCGAACTGGGCCGGCGAGACCAGGCTGGGCCTGGATAACGGGGGCAGGAGGAATGCCTCTTCCGGCAGCACGACCGATTCCGGGGCCAGCGAGCGCGGCGGCACTGACGGCCTTGGAGCGGGACTCTTCCGGCGGAGGCGGGCCCTCAACGGTCATAGAAATGACTTCCTCCCCGCGGAGGAGGACAAGACCGAGCGTGCGGCGGTCCTCACGGTCGCCGCCGTCTGCGGGCTTCTTGCCCTTAGCCGGAGGAAGCTTGCGGAACTCCTCGCAGTCACCGAGAACGAGGTTCATGTGGCGGTCGAACGCCATGAACTTTCCGACAAGCTGGCGTCCGTCCTGAATGGTGACGCGCATTCGGTAGTTGATGTACTGGAGCATTTTGGAACTCTTAGACATCGACATTTTGGAAGAACACAAATTTTGCTCGCAGTTTCTTCACTGAGAGTGTTCTAGGGTTTAACAAGAATTGGGACTTCACAGAGAGGGAAACGTTCTAAAACACTACCAATATCCCTTTTCTTTAACACTACCAAACTCAATCAAATGGATCCAGGCCCAAGCCCAGAACCCAAAagcctttttttttaaaaaaaatatcgcGTAACGTAGTTTGGGAAATTGAATATTATAATTCACAGACCAAAACATATTATTGTAAATTTAATGTAACCAAAAATATCTATTAGACTTTAATCTTACCtgtgataaagaaaaaaaatctagatTCAAAATAGtttgagaaaaataagaaaaagtttATCAGAAAATTACTTAAAGAAATTATGAgacttcaaaaataaataactaaatattgaaaattaaaatttgtatacttaacataaactataattttaactgttgttttaaaacaaaaaacatatctattaaactaaaattagGTTTTGCAAATTTATATTTGTAGCACCGGATATTATGATGGATgacgaaaatattttaaaaaaatatagaagttGTTATTATaatctattataaaaaaatataaaaaataataatttactaTATTAAATTTGGGATTTGTAAGGAAGGtgttaacataaaaaaaataaaatttacaaaaggAAAGATTTTAATTATCAAATGAATACGAGGTTTAACATGATAATTCTcaaaatttggaaaataaaaacttaattaacaATGGTgactataattaataattttaaaaattgtatacacaaaatttttaattataaagtgAATCTGACTCgacataataattaataattaatatttttttaatttacttttcaCAAATAATTCATAATAAAGCTTAAAGTTGAAGTAACAATTTCTAAgaaaaaacaagaatgaattacTTGAAATTCAAGCATACATTTTGTATAACAAAGAGAAAAATGGGCCTTTATTTTTCTAAGAAGAAGGACCCATGTCCCTTTTAACCAAGACAAATGGATTCCTCCTTATTAGACAACAACAACTAATTTCCAAGAATTAAGAAATTTTTAGCACATTTGTTTCCAAAATATATCATGCATATAATAAATTTCATAGACAAATTCTCCTTCCACCTACATGTCTTTCATGCACCTTAATATTATTCGTTAAAAgtgagttttaatttttttttaaattttaaataattttaaatgaagTATAATCTCACTCGTTTACCTCAGTTACAACTGTGCATCTCATACTTCTTTTCTAGCCGCATATACTTCTATTGTTACCAGTCACAATGTTTGAGAAGATAGTTTCATTATTTGAACATGTGTGAAAGAGTTAACGAGAAAATTTGTTGTGTTTAACATTATTCATTGTGAAAAtagtttgttttttaattttgtactccatttttgtgccttgttaattattttttctgagttttataacttcaaaaaaaataaagaaaacataaTCATCACtagtaaaaatattacaaaacttACCACAATCACCAACCAACGTTCACCACAAACAACTACATCACATCCtttattcaatattaaaaataatatgcaTGAACAATTTGCCTAATAAATAAATAGCATGCAGTTAAATTGGATGGAGAAAAAGTTATTATCAtctatttaatgttattttttattaattaagcaattttttttaatgaccGTGTTGGCagtatagttttttattttaaattcatattaatTGAAATTCATCTTGACCTAATCACCACCCCACTCACATTATTTTATCAAGAAAATGACgatgattaattttaaaaagttaagaagaaataaaaaaaaaaaaaatttaaagaaataacaAGATTTAAGAATTGAATTATGTTACATGTTAAATACAACTCACATGAGAATACATTACaaactctataaataaatatgttacGAGAGAATACATTACaaactctataaataaatatgttgtaCAGTAATAAGATatgtttttatcaatatattaattatactCGAATACTTAATCCATACTTAATCCTTAATTGTTGGataatcttttataaaaatagttcTAACTGATAATTCAAGAtcatacatgaaaaaaaaaaaaacatgaacactatata comes from the Phaseolus vulgaris cultivar G19833 chromosome 8, P. vulgaris v2.0, whole genome shotgun sequence genome and includes:
- the LOC137826334 gene encoding uncharacterized protein, producing MSMSKSSKMLQYINYRMRVTIQDGRQLVGKFMAFDRHMNLVLGDCEEFRKLPPAKGKKPADGGDREDRRTLGLVLLRGEEVISMTVEGPPPPEESRSKAVSAAALAGPGIGRAAGRGIPPAPVIQAQPGLAGPVRGVGGPAPGMMQPQISRPPQLNAPPVSYPGGPPVMRPPGQMPGQFAPPPMGRGPPPPMPPGQFAPPRPGGAPPQFSVPPPQFGQRPMGPPPPGQMVRGPPAPPRPGMPAPPPPRPGMPPPPGSGVPVFGPPRPGMPPPPNPQNQQQQ